In the ANME-2 cluster archaeon genome, one interval contains:
- a CDS encoding coenzyme F420-0:L-glutamate ligase, with product MRGIILKLSVFTVDNMPMIEQGHDLAGLINKRTTIEEHDIIVIASTIVSKAQALVIDPGTITPTPEAERISKKIGNDPAFVQAVLNESTEVLIESPIFLVRHVSGNVCINAGIDESNVEHGLLLLPADPDESARQLKEDFFRLTGKLVSVIITDTNGRAFREGQTGIALGISGIDTHHDWRGSTDLFGVELEVANEAVVDEIAGFANFLMGEGDWGTPAVVIRGVDMYSGNGDMNAMYREPETDVIRKALQYYKDKVG from the coding sequence ATGAGAGGAATAATATTGAAATTAAGTGTTTTCACAGTGGATAACATGCCCATGATAGAACAGGGTCATGACCTTGCCGGGCTCATCAACAAGCGAACGACAATAGAAGAACACGACATTATTGTGATCGCCTCAACAATCGTGTCCAAGGCGCAGGCGTTGGTTATCGATCCTGGAACCATAACTCCCACACCGGAAGCAGAGAGAATTTCTAAAAAAATTGGAAATGACCCAGCCTTCGTCCAGGCAGTGCTCAATGAAAGTACGGAAGTTCTCATTGAATCCCCCATCTTCCTTGTCCGGCACGTAAGCGGGAATGTCTGCATCAATGCAGGTATTGATGAGTCAAATGTGGAGCATGGATTATTATTGCTGCCCGCTGACCCGGATGAAAGTGCCAGGCAGCTTAAAGAAGATTTTTTCAGGCTAACAGGCAAACTGGTCAGTGTTATCATCACCGATACCAATGGCAGGGCGTTTCGGGAAGGGCAAACAGGTATTGCCCTGGGGATTTCGGGTATCGACACCCACCATGACTGGAGGGGCAGCACTGACCTGTTCGGGGTCGAACTGGAAGTTGCCAACGAGGCAGTGGTGGATGAGATAGCCGGGTTTGCCAATTTCCTTATGGGTGAAGGTGATTGGGGTACACCGGCAGTGGTGATAAGGGGAGTAGATATGTATTCCGGTAATGGGGATATGAATGCAATGTACCGCGAACCCGAAACCGATGTAATAAGAAAAGCGTTACAGTACTACAAGGACAAGGTCGGATAG
- a CDS encoding isocitrate/isopropylmalate dehydrogenase family protein, producing the protein MSKKAAIIKGDGVGPELVDAMIAVTRAAGTNVEFITCEAGATWWEANGGDSLIPKQTWDLLEKTDACFKGPTTTPGGAGSPKSVAVSIRQKFNLYANVRPTRTFPNTAKPLGDVDFVCIREGTEGLYIGEEIKLTDDVYIAIRKITRTNSSLIARYAFEEAKRRGWKKVVPIHKSNILKLTCGTFLEEVEKVHQEYPEMEVWEYHIDNIAQQLIKNPKLFNESILLSTNLFMDVISEECSALVGSIGLIYSANIGDSYAMFEPAHGSAPKYAGQDKVNPVATILAGAWMLDYLGEKEQAKAIFDATESVIAEGKHVTYDMGGSAKLSEMSDAIIAKLK; encoded by the coding sequence ATGAGTAAAAAAGCAGCAATAATAAAAGGAGACGGTGTGGGACCTGAACTGGTAGATGCCATGATCGCAGTTACCCGGGCTGCCGGTACAAATGTAGAGTTCATAACTTGTGAGGCTGGAGCTACCTGGTGGGAGGCCAATGGTGGCGATTCACTAATTCCAAAACAAACCTGGGACCTGCTTGAAAAAACCGATGCATGTTTCAAGGGACCTACTACAACACCGGGCGGTGCAGGTTCACCCAAGAGCGTTGCCGTATCTATCAGGCAGAAATTTAACCTGTACGCCAATGTAAGACCGACCAGGACATTCCCCAACACTGCCAAACCTCTGGGGGATGTGGATTTCGTATGCATCAGGGAAGGTACGGAAGGGTTGTATATCGGTGAAGAGATCAAGCTTACTGATGATGTTTATATTGCCATTCGCAAGATAACCCGCACCAATAGCAGCCTTATTGCCAGGTATGCCTTTGAGGAGGCAAAGCGCAGGGGCTGGAAGAAGGTGGTGCCCATCCATAAGAGCAATATTCTCAAGCTGACCTGCGGTACATTCTTAGAAGAAGTGGAAAAGGTACACCAGGAGTATCCTGAGATGGAGGTCTGGGAATACCATATTGACAATATCGCCCAGCAGTTGATCAAGAACCCCAAGTTATTCAATGAATCCATCCTGCTGTCAACCAATTTGTTCATGGACGTGATCAGCGAGGAGTGCAGTGCGCTGGTTGGCAGTATCGGGTTGATATATTCTGCTAATATTGGCGATAGTTATGCCATGTTCGAGCCTGCCCACGGTTCAGCGCCGAAATATGCGGGCCAGGATAAGGTCAATCCGGTAGCAACCATACTGGCGGGGGCATGGATGCTGGATTATCTTGGTGAGAAGGAGCAGGCAAAGGCAATTTTCGATGCAACTGAATCAGTAATAGCAGAAGGCAAACATGTCACCTATGATATGGGCGGCAGTGCAAAACTAAGCGAGATGAGTGATGCTATTATAGCTAAGTTAAAATAA